One part of the Desulfovibrio aminophilus DSM 12254 genome encodes these proteins:
- a CDS encoding penicillin-binding protein 1A, translating into MKVLRVLLVLLVSGLLLSAAGLYMLVHWASRDLPGFQKITDYRPPLVTTVYSSDNHVLGYFYREKRFLARLDQMSPWLPKAFLAAEDAGFYQHEGVDITAILRAALINLKSGHIRQGGSTITQQIIKRLLLTSERSYERKLKEAILAYRLEHYLTKDEILTIYLNQIFLGSNAYGVEAAAREYFGKHVNELTLAECAILAGLPQAPSRYSPNRDPDLAKNRQKYVLERMFEMGWINRAQYEEALAQPLVYKSMPDISWKVGPYYLEEVRRWLIDKFGEDAVYEGGLHVSTPCDLTHQAAADAALKQGLLDAAKRRGWDGPVQHLEQHQFQAFLGDTDYGPEDIWPGRWIKVLVTAVAPGQVRVQFGKQQGIIPVSSMGWCRTPNPRRAPEDVPKVTDATRVLKRGDVVWATLSEKPSPEKGVHLLDLERLPGPEGALVSLKPDTGDVVALSGGFGFELSQFNRATQALRQPGSAFKPLVYCTAIDNGFTAASMVLDAPIVFENVELGKIWKPENYEGIFYGPTLLRTALVKSRNLVTIRVAQKIGVRRIIERAKVMGLTADLPEDLSVALGSASVSLLNLCQAYTPFPRGGTTIKPVMVHRVLSAWGEELYRSIPEVKDAISPQTAFIMATMMKDVVQFGTGWRAKELGRPVAGKTGTSNDEHDAWFMGYTPYLLTGVWVGYDQLQPMGRLESGSRTASPIWVAYRKQVEDKFPYQDFEQPTGVVMVHVDAKNGLLAGPGTTEDLFLPFKEGTQPTEVSRGGGDVSSGGASGSEEDLFKQVY; encoded by the coding sequence ATGAAGGTTCTACGAGTTCTGCTGGTTCTTCTGGTTTCCGGCCTGCTTCTTTCGGCCGCCGGACTGTACATGCTCGTGCATTGGGCTTCCCGCGACCTGCCCGGGTTCCAGAAGATCACCGACTACCGGCCGCCCCTGGTGACCACGGTGTATTCCTCGGACAACCATGTCCTGGGCTACTTTTACCGCGAGAAACGCTTCCTGGCCCGCCTGGATCAGATGAGCCCTTGGCTGCCCAAGGCCTTCCTGGCCGCCGAGGACGCGGGTTTCTACCAGCACGAGGGCGTGGACATCACGGCCATCCTGCGCGCCGCGCTCATCAACCTCAAGTCCGGGCACATCCGCCAGGGCGGCAGCACCATCACCCAGCAGATCATCAAGCGCCTTCTGCTGACCTCCGAGCGCAGCTACGAACGCAAGCTCAAGGAAGCCATCCTGGCCTACCGCTTGGAGCACTACCTGACCAAAGACGAGATACTCACCATCTATCTGAACCAGATATTCCTCGGCTCCAACGCCTACGGCGTGGAGGCGGCCGCCCGGGAGTACTTCGGCAAGCACGTGAACGAGCTGACCCTGGCCGAGTGCGCCATCCTCGCGGGATTGCCTCAGGCCCCCAGCCGCTACAGCCCCAACCGGGATCCGGACCTGGCCAAGAACCGCCAGAAGTACGTGCTCGAGCGCATGTTCGAGATGGGCTGGATCAACCGCGCGCAATACGAGGAGGCCTTGGCCCAGCCGCTGGTCTACAAGAGCATGCCGGACATCTCCTGGAAGGTGGGCCCGTACTACCTGGAGGAAGTGCGCCGCTGGCTCATCGACAAGTTCGGCGAGGACGCGGTCTATGAGGGCGGTCTGCACGTCTCCACCCCGTGCGATCTGACGCACCAGGCCGCGGCCGACGCCGCGCTCAAGCAGGGCCTGCTGGATGCGGCCAAGCGCCGCGGCTGGGACGGGCCGGTGCAGCATCTTGAGCAGCACCAGTTCCAGGCCTTCCTCGGCGACACGGACTACGGCCCGGAGGACATCTGGCCCGGCCGCTGGATCAAGGTCCTGGTCACGGCCGTCGCGCCCGGTCAGGTGCGGGTGCAGTTCGGCAAGCAGCAGGGGATCATTCCGGTGTCCAGCATGGGCTGGTGCCGGACGCCCAATCCCCGCAGGGCCCCGGAGGACGTGCCCAAGGTCACGGACGCCACGCGCGTGCTCAAACGCGGCGACGTGGTCTGGGCCACTCTGTCGGAGAAGCCCTCGCCGGAGAAGGGCGTACATCTGTTGGATCTGGAGCGTCTGCCCGGTCCCGAGGGCGCGCTCGTCTCACTCAAGCCCGACACTGGCGACGTGGTGGCCCTGTCCGGCGGCTTCGGTTTCGAACTGAGCCAGTTCAACCGGGCCACCCAGGCCTTGCGGCAGCCCGGTTCAGCCTTCAAGCCCCTGGTCTACTGCACGGCCATCGACAACGGCTTCACTGCGGCCTCCATGGTGCTGGACGCGCCCATCGTCTTCGAGAACGTGGAACTGGGCAAGATCTGGAAACCCGAGAACTACGAGGGCATCTTCTACGGGCCCACACTCCTGCGCACGGCCCTGGTCAAGTCCCGCAACCTGGTCACCATCCGGGTGGCCCAGAAGATCGGGGTACGCCGGATCATCGAGCGGGCCAAGGTCATGGGCCTGACCGCCGACCTGCCCGAGGATCTTTCCGTGGCCCTGGGCTCGGCTTCGGTGAGCCTGCTCAATCTTTGCCAGGCCTATACGCCCTTCCCCCGGGGCGGCACGACCATCAAGCCGGTCATGGTCCACCGGGTGCTCTCGGCCTGGGGAGAGGAGCTCTATCGCTCCATTCCCGAGGTCAAGGACGCCATCAGCCCCCAGACCGCCTTCATCATGGCCACCATGATGAAGGACGTGGTCCAGTTCGGCACTGGCTGGCGGGCCAAGGAACTGGGCCGCCCCGTGGCGGGCAAGACCGGCACGAGCAACGACGAGCACGACGCCTGGTTCATGGGCTACACGCCGTATCTGCTCACCGGGGTCTGGGTGGGCTACGACCAGCTGCAGCCCATGGGCCGTCTGGAAAGCGGATCACGCACCGCCAGTCCCATCTGGGTCGCTTACCGCAAGCAGGTGGAGGACAAGTTCCCCTACCAGGACTTCGAGCAGCCCACGGGCGTGGTCATGGTCCATGTGGACGCCAAGAACGGCCTTCTGGCCGGTCCCGGCACCACCGAGGATCTCTTCCTGCCCTTCAAGGAGGGTACGCAGCCCACGGAAGTCTCGCGCGGCGGAGGCGACGTTTCTTCGGGCGGCGCCTCGGGATCGGAAGAGGACTTGTTCAAGCAGGTCTACTGA